A single region of the Granulicella aggregans genome encodes:
- a CDS encoding YecA family protein produces MATTGRNDPCHCASGKKYKHCCFQLEESRPKLVDTLKVADSLRDRNHALLIALNEIFRLDQPWEKVKSGMTDARIKEFFDFAAALWPTDTNLAALLPTPDSSLRALYLGEYDPEAMVENVFRFSLYADEIILINPFDNPNCLADKYNPVVHPEEWRMQTLRIVYHLRMLAPWIAAGLVTLIPDPGDFDYALRTKTWAMGTERIKKNPVTREDVEISSAKNRAMDYFLMAPPEYLAAKIRESDPTATAEMVEKVLEYVAFRKKNDPLLLDQNLDQMPGQLQVYKTGTGLELGLYLCQTMGAFPYTNIPFRWREIMTAGDQLSPDAQVWSPLTKAFGNLDFKFLDNVDPNFAVTMRKEGRLESFRSYTRKLWKTVGGELDLNKADSLARDFRDELTDEYAKAQADWAAIDRDLLKWGVPAIAGAAQAAVSMATGHYNLALPGGGFAVKGVSELIQSHLKRKEFRKKTPLSVFIDLEKKR; encoded by the coding sequence ATGGCCACAACAGGACGAAATGACCCGTGCCATTGCGCCTCGGGCAAGAAATACAAGCATTGTTGCTTTCAACTCGAAGAGAGTAGGCCGAAGCTCGTCGACACTCTCAAGGTCGCAGACAGCCTACGGGATCGAAACCATGCTCTCCTCATTGCGCTGAACGAGATTTTCAGGCTTGATCAGCCGTGGGAAAAAGTGAAAAGCGGTATGACGGATGCCCGTATCAAAGAATTCTTCGATTTCGCTGCGGCTCTGTGGCCGACCGATACAAATCTTGCCGCATTGTTGCCGACGCCAGATAGCAGCCTCCGTGCGCTCTACCTTGGCGAGTACGACCCCGAAGCAATGGTGGAGAATGTCTTTCGCTTTAGTCTGTATGCCGATGAAATCATCCTCATCAATCCCTTCGACAACCCCAACTGCCTCGCGGACAAATATAACCCGGTTGTTCATCCAGAAGAGTGGAGGATGCAGACGTTGCGCATCGTCTACCACCTTCGCATGCTCGCGCCTTGGATTGCTGCCGGCCTCGTAACGCTCATACCTGATCCAGGAGATTTCGACTACGCACTGCGCACGAAGACTTGGGCAATGGGCACCGAACGGATAAAGAAGAACCCAGTTACGCGCGAAGATGTCGAGATTTCATCGGCAAAAAACCGCGCCATGGACTATTTCCTCATGGCACCTCCGGAGTACCTCGCGGCAAAAATCCGTGAATCAGATCCGACTGCGACCGCGGAGATGGTCGAAAAAGTTCTCGAATATGTCGCCTTTCGAAAGAAAAACGATCCTCTTCTCCTCGACCAAAACCTCGATCAAATGCCTGGTCAGCTCCAGGTGTACAAAACCGGCACAGGCTTAGAATTGGGACTTTACCTGTGCCAGACGATGGGAGCGTTTCCCTACACGAACATCCCTTTTAGGTGGCGCGAGATCATGACGGCGGGCGATCAACTCAGCCCGGACGCGCAGGTATGGAGCCCACTTACAAAAGCGTTTGGCAACTTGGACTTCAAATTTCTCGACAATGTCGATCCAAACTTCGCAGTGACAATGCGGAAGGAAGGACGTCTGGAGAGCTTCAGGAGCTACACCCGTAAACTCTGGAAGACGGTCGGCGGCGAACTCGATCTGAATAAGGCCGACTCCTTGGCGCGGGATTTTCGGGACGAGCTGACAGATGAATACGCAAAAGCCCAAGCTGATTGGGCTGCTATCGACCGCGACCTCCTGAAATGGGGCGTGCCAGCAATCGCGGGAGCGGCGCAGGCAGCCGTGAGTATGGCGACGGGACATTACAATCTCGCACTTCCCGGCGGGGGATTTGCCGTCAAGGGCGTCAGTGAGCTGATTCAATCGCATTTGAAGAGGAAAGAGTTTCGTAAGAAGACGCCGCTCTCGGTTTTCATCGATCTTGAAAAGAAGAGGTAG
- a CDS encoding Fic family protein, with product MATPSEKLAQSLEALAKLQKSDGGAAIRARDLSRTHRERLLAQGFLQPVLKGWLIPSRPDDATGESTAWYASYWQFCAVYLRERFGTQWCLSPEQSLSLHAGSWTVPRQLMVRAPKARNAVTKLPYGTSLLDLRSSLPVAADRQVVDGLQVFSPESALVECSPNFFSHNSTDVRAVLLMIRDASGLLARLLAGGHTIIAGRLAGAFRNIGRDRIADDIVKTMTAAGYAVREADPFTDRPNLVLRTRETSPYVNRIRLLWQKMREPIIERFPKAPGTPRNIAAYLKRVNETYVTDAYHSLSIEGYRVTADLIERVRAGSWNPETNEGDREQRNAMAARGYWLAFQSVRDGVGRVLRGDNPGQVADEEHGDWYRELFAPSVASGILKPMDLAGYRNSQVYIRKSMHVPLNRDAVRDAMPAFFDLLREEAHPAVRVVLGHFLFVYIHPYMDGNGRVGRFMMNVMLASGGYPWTVIPVGDRNAYMSALERASVGEDIIPFADFIAGLVRKGLAGEPLPAVPKSS from the coding sequence ATGGCCACACCCTCCGAGAAACTAGCGCAGTCCTTGGAGGCTCTTGCCAAGCTCCAGAAGTCAGACGGTGGCGCAGCCATTCGTGCAAGGGATCTGTCTCGCACACACAGGGAGCGGCTGCTCGCTCAAGGCTTTCTCCAACCGGTTCTAAAGGGCTGGCTCATCCCGAGCCGCCCGGACGATGCAACGGGTGAGAGCACGGCCTGGTACGCCTCCTACTGGCAGTTCTGCGCGGTCTACCTCAGAGAGCGTTTCGGAACGCAATGGTGCCTCTCCCCGGAACAATCCCTGTCGCTCCATGCCGGCAGTTGGACAGTGCCTCGCCAACTGATGGTGAGGGCGCCCAAAGCCCGGAATGCCGTCACCAAGCTCCCGTATGGCACTTCCCTCCTCGATCTTCGCTCTTCCCTGCCCGTAGCCGCTGATCGGCAGGTTGTGGACGGCCTGCAGGTCTTCTCGCCGGAGTCCGCCCTCGTCGAATGCTCTCCCAATTTCTTCTCCCACAACTCGACTGACGTTCGCGCTGTTCTATTGATGATCCGCGATGCCTCCGGGCTTCTGGCCCGACTGCTGGCAGGAGGACACACCATCATTGCGGGGCGTCTGGCCGGAGCCTTTCGCAACATCGGGCGCGATCGCATCGCGGATGACATTGTGAAGACGATGACTGCTGCCGGTTATGCAGTTCGGGAAGCCGACCCATTCACCGATAGGCCGAATCTCGTTCTCCGCACCCGTGAAACATCCCCGTATGTAAACCGAATACGGCTGCTTTGGCAAAAGATGCGAGAGCCGATTATTGAGCGGTTCCCAAAAGCGCCGGGGACGCCGCGCAATATCGCGGCCTACTTGAAGCGCGTGAACGAAACCTATGTCACCGACGCTTACCACTCGCTGTCCATCGAAGGATACCGCGTCACGGCAGACTTGATTGAGCGAGTCCGCGCTGGCTCATGGAATCCTGAGACGAATGAAGGCGACCGGGAGCAGCGAAACGCGATGGCAGCGCGTGGCTACTGGTTGGCGTTCCAGTCCGTGCGGGACGGCGTTGGGCGAGTTCTGCGTGGCGACAATCCGGGGCAGGTTGCGGATGAAGAGCACGGTGACTGGTATCGGGAACTTTTCGCGCCCAGCGTTGCATCTGGCATCTTGAAACCCATGGACCTTGCCGGGTATCGCAACAGCCAAGTCTACATTCGGAAGTCCATGCACGTCCCACTCAACCGCGATGCGGTGCGGGACGCGATGCCAGCGTTCTTCGATCTCCTCCGCGAAGAAGCGCACCCGGCGGTGCGCGTCGTGCTGGGGCATTTTCTCTTCGTCTACATTCATCCGTACATGGACGGAAACGGACGCGTCGGTCGTTTCATGATGAACGTGATGCTGGCATCTGGTGGATACCCTTGGACGGTGATACCAGTTGGGGATCGCAACGCATACATGAGCGCCCTGGAACGTGCGAGTGTCGGTGAAGACATTATTCCCTTCGCCGACTTCATTGCGGGCCTCGTGCGCAAGGGGCTCGCGGGAGAGCCCTTGCCGGCTGTGCCGAAGTCTTCCTGA